A region of the Fulvia fulva chromosome 7, complete sequence genome:
GACATTGATGTTGTTGCCGCCTGACCAGCTCAGAGACCTGGCCTGAGCACTTTCCATTATGATGTGGCGAATGCCACCGGCTTGGATTTGCGGGCCCTCGAGGGTGAGACGTACTTCGAAGGGCATCTTGTCCGGGCGCTTGACAATACTAGGATACCCCTCGTATTTAATTATAGATCGGACGACTGGTGTCATTGGAGGCCTCAATTGCCTTAGCTCCAGTTTCTGCCATGGCGGGACCAAGCTGTATGCCTGAATCGCAGAATGTAGGTCTAATCCTTCCACCATATATCCGGGGGGTGGAGGTACAGGTGATGTGATCGAGCTTGGTGCATGCATGGCCGCAAGTTTGTGGATACGTGAGACATGGCCCTGGTACATGAAAGCGCTCAGAGTTGATGAAAACAGCAAAAAGTAGTGGTTCTCCCGGGCCAGAGTTGCCAGATTGCGGCCAGGTATGACTTTCAGGATGTCTCCCTCCTGGAGAGTCCAGCCTTCGATATGTCGTCCTTGTGGAATGAGACGGCGGAAGTCTTCCTCAGTCAGGTTATTGCTGGCATTTCGCAAGACGAGCACACTGGTCCCTGGGCTTGCCTGGGCTGCTTCTGCGTGCAGTCGTTGTGCTATGAATGATTTTCTGGGCGAATCCTGCTGTACGACCTTGGTAATGGTTGGAGTTTGTGTCCGAGATTCTATGGGCAGGCGAGGAATCTCGCGTGAGGCATTCTGTTGGGCTTCATAGCGTTTGGACTCTTCTGGGAACAGCTGCTCAACCAAAGAGGGCTTCCTATTTTCTGTTTGGGTCGTTGTGTTGGCGGCACGCTTCACGGCGTACTTTGAGTTGGCTCTCTCCCGATGGCCTCGCGATGGTCTGCCGACATTCTGGTCACTTCTCCATCGGCAGGTTTGGCCGAGTGTGCCTTCGGTCAACGATCGCCACGCGACGCGCCTCGACCAACGCTGCGTCTTGAGCATCAATCAAGTGTTATCGCAAGGGGATGTGGCCTGATGTCGAAGCTGCGATGTTGCTTCATCAGCATTGGGGAGCAGCTGAAGTTCTCGCACGTTGCCGAGAGACCGAAAGAGGACCCATCTCCTCCAGGCTACATCAGACCGCGGGCAAGGCCACCAAATTTTTGACGCTAACCTTATTAGATTGGATGCCTCAGGTGTCAAAGATTTGAGGGACCGTGCAGAACTCGTGGCTTAGACTACCAGCATCTTCGGCCACGGCCTGACGGGTCACGAAGCATGCTAAAAGGAGATCAAGCAACGAGGACAACGATCAGAGCCTTGCCGGGGTCGCCATCGCTCGTGTGGCGAGATGTGGCCACAGTGATGGCGGCGCCATGAGCGATCGAGCAAGAACGCCAATGCGGTGCCGTGATGTCGGCGGCCGAATTAACTGTCCATCAATCTCAATTAATACACGGGCGCCCGACTGTTTAGTAGATACTGCCTGACCCTCCTAAGTTCTAACCCTCCCTAACCACCCTAACCACTAACCCTTACCCTCCTAACCCCTAACCCTTATCCCCTACCCGTACgggtcttatatatagcctcgaTAAGCGTTAAGCTCAAGTTGAAGCTCAAGTTGTCGCCCAAATTCCAGGGTCCAGTTCTTAGACCTAGGAATATCTAGCGCAGTACGAGTAGCCGAGTGTGGTGTACGAGTATGGTGCCCCTAGACACTCGGGGAAAAGTCCTGCACACAACCCGAGATTTTCGCTCGCTGTCACAGGCTCTTGAACGTGGAAGATCAGCAACTACTCTTCCAACATCTACTTGCAGGACTGCATAGGATCGATTACGGCAACGAAACAGCGGGGACGTTGTTGCTAACCTCCCAACCTGACCAAGCTCTCCTGGTACTCGAAAAGCTACAAGCCGGAGTCACGATATTCTACATCGCCTCTCTGAAACCCTGCGCGCTCGAAGAACGATCAGAGTTTGGTATCGCAGAGCGACCTCACTGCAGCATAGTGCGCGCTTGTGCATAGAGAGCCCTTGTGAAGTTGTATCGCCTTCCTACTGGTTTCAGCTTTCCGCGACTTCCACTCGTAGCGTGGCGTCCACGCGACCGCTCCTTCCAGCACAGACAACACCTCAACCTTAATTCTACTTGTTCCTTCCAAGTCAGAAGCTCGAAGCTCCGAGACCTTCGCGTGGCGCCTGCCTAAGACATCTCTTACCCCTGATCGCGCCTGCCTCGGATCTACGATTGCGCGGGAAGGAGCGAGTATAATAAGAACTGCAAGCCCACCATGTCTGACCAGACCGCGACCTCGACACCCCAGGCTGCGAACCCACAGAAGAAGACGGGCAAGATGCACGTCAACGACGCACTCCACGTTGTCGTCCGACTCACTCAATCTAAAGGACTGGAAGGGGCCTTCCGTGTGCAGGTGCTACCAGAGAGCTTGCAGCAGGCAGGCCTGACTACTGGTGATTTGTGCGAAATCTCCAATGAAGAAGGCACGACTGGCTATGGAATTGCGTGGAGAGCTGACGACAAGATCAATCGACCGAAGAACAGACCTGCTAAGATTACAGAGATCTTTCAGAGCGCATTTGGGTTCGAAGAAGGCTCGAAGGTCACCATTTCTCGGACTACCTCACAGATCCACCGAGCCGACCGAATTGTGCTGTCAGACGTGTCCCCGCAGGAGTATATCAGCTCGAATGAGGCTGACGATGGACTGTGGCAGGCTCGTGTAATTGGACTTTTCGCGGCTTGTGAGGGGATCGCACCTGGCATCACATTCGATGTTACGAAGCGAAAGTCCAAGAAGCGATTCTTCGTTGAGAGTGTCGAGGCTGCGAACGCACCCAACGACTCCTTGTTTAGATATGAGGATCAAACAACTCTCGTCTTCCGCGATAGCGCTCTCGATGGCAATGCCAACGGCTTGGCTACTCATGCGACAGATGAGCCAACAAATGGTGTCCGTGACCGTGGGATTGCCAACTTTCCCAGTCTGAGGACGATCGATGTGCGCTCTCGTCTCAACATGGATCGCATCGGTGGGTTACTCGAGCAATGTCAGAAGCTCAACTCTCAACTACGCCGCGTATTAAGCAACCACCAAGCCCTCACTAGATACGCCTCAAGGTGTCCTAACCCAGCAGTCCTGCTGCACGGCTATGGAGGCACTGGGAAGACAATGTTACTGGAGAGACTTGCCGAGTGCGGCTTCAAGAAGGTCGTCCGTCTCAACCGATCTGTCCTCAACGGTGGTAGCGTGGCGAAGAACCAAGCTGTCATCGAGAATAGCTTCCAGGAAGCGATTGATAGCCAGCCTTCCTTGATCATCATTGACAATCTCGAAAAGCTGGCTCCTGCCGAAGATATTGCCTACGCCACAGTCCTCGCCACCAACATGCGTCGTGTTCAGGACAGCCGGGTCATGATCGCTGGTGCTACCAGGGCGCTATCCAGCGTCGAGGCGTCTCTTTTCGACGATGACTGCTTCTCAAGGCTTATCGAACTACATATTCCTGATCTCAGAGCGAGAGAACAAATCCTGAACGTCCTACAGCACAAGCCAGCATTTGCACAGGACTCATTATCTACGAGAATCGCGGCACGGACACATGGCTTCACAGGTCGTGACCTCGCTAGACTTCGCAAAACCGCTGCGATCTACGCCGCTGATCGTTTCGACGTGGAAGAGGAAGAAATGGCCGTGGCACGCTCTCCAACACCGCCTGCATACACCAATGTGGTGTCTCCAAACGACAACAGCCCGCCGAACGCACGAAATGGCGACGAGGGTGATGTACTGCTCTGCGATTTCGAGATTGCGCTTCAAGAAGTGAAGCCGACTGCACTACGCGAGATCTTTACCGAGAAGCCTAAGACATCGTGGACCGACATTGGAGGGTCTCGCAAGGTCAAAGAAAGCTTCGACAAGGTGATTGGGTGGCCGCTGCAGCAAAAAGAGCTCCTCGCCAAGTTCCAGTATCAACCTCCGAAGGGCGCGCTTCTGTATGGTCCGCCAGGCTGTTCGAAAACACTCACTGCTCAAGCTGTTGCAAACATGTACAACTTCAACTTTATCGCTGTCAAGGGTGCAGAATTGGTCAGCATGTACGTCGGAGAATCGGAGAGGGCTATTCGAGAGGTGAGTGACCTGAGGACACAGGGTTTCAtgatcatggcttggaaggGCTTCTTTTTGTCGAGAGCCGCTAGCGCCGACTGCTTGCTTCGCTCACATGCAAAGCTGTTGTCGAAGCTGCTCACGCATGCTTGCGGACCTCAAAATCCACTCTAGTCGTTGAGATTGTGTGGCAGCGGCACCAAATCTTTTTGCAGGAACGCTTACTGACATACATCTTAGGTCTTCCGTAAAGCTCGCACAGCAGCGCCGTGTGTCATCTTCTTCGACGAAATCGACGCGATCGGCTCTGATCGCGACAGCGGCACCCGGGGGCTGAACGTCCTCACCACCCTGCTCAACGAAATGGACGGATTCGAGTCACTGCGCGATGTCTTCATACTAGCAGCAACCAACAAGCCCGAGACACTTGATCCCGCGTTGATGCGACCAGGACGATTTGACTCGCATGTCTATCTAGGACCACCGAACGAACTTGCTCGAATGGAGATACTGAACATCGCGACGCGCAACGTAGCACTGGCCAGCGACATAAGCTTCGACACCCTGGTCGCAGACACGGCTGGCTATTCTGGTGCTGAGATGGTCAGAATCTGTCAATCCGCGAAGGAGCCTGCGATTGAGAGAGCAATGCGCGGAGAGGATGCTAGGGTCACTGCTGCTGACTTCGAAGGCGTACTGGCAGTGACGCGGCGGGGTATCACACAGGAGATGCTGGATGCATATGAAGCGTTTTCGGCCAAGAAAGATGCGTAGAAGCTACAATTACGATAGCCGCGCTTGCAGACTCTCGGTGCATCGAATATATATGCTCACATCCCCAATACTCGACTGAACGCCAGGGTGCCAGCATGTCTTTCGTCCTGATTTGAACGGTATGGAGCAGAGAGATGGGAATTGGCCTTTGAACACTTGGGGCGCTCTAAGAATTTGACTCCCGGGGCCAAGCTTCATGGCTGGGTAATGATGGCCAGGTCAACAGCTATCAGCATGGACTGTCGCACAGATGTGGGGAGCAACCTCCGTTATGACTCTCTCAGGCGTCAGCTTGTTTGACGAAGGTAATCTATTCAACGGATGGGTAACATGATCTGCAATACCTGCCTTCGAGCTATGAGCGCAGCGATGACGACCGGTGGAACATCCCATACTGCACACCATAAGACATTTGCTGACCTCAAGACCTCGGTGGACGCCGGATGTCAGCCTTGCTCATGGCTATGGAATCACTACAGCGATTCATCCCGAGCACTACTTCTAGGAACAAACTATGCATACCACCGAGGTTCTCAGAACTGCCTCGACGCGGCAGCTGACCAAATTTCAGCGCCAATAGCGGCGTCTAGCTTTGCCACACGCATTCGCATACAACCATCCAAGTCGCCATATGCCATTGAAGGTGTCCATTGGTCTGTAGCCATCATTGGCAAGTCTATAGGTTGCTCAGTCCCCGAGACAACGAAACTATTCTGGATTCAAAAGGAATGGGGGCCTCCGGAACATGGTATGGAGATCTCCACGTGCATTGCGTTCGTCGCTACTGAACGGTATATACAGATCTACTGAGCAACTATCACCCGGGAGCTACCACGTCCTCCGATCCATGCTGGCAGTTGGCGAGCACGTGGCTTGTCAAGTGTCTCACGTCGCACGCAAGCTGCCACCAGTGCTGGGACTCCAGTTTTCGTCCAAGACGGCTGCTCAAGATCGAACCAGACTGCGTCACATTACGACTGATAGACTCACACGAGATTCAGGGCTCCGGTCCTCGTTATAACACCTCAAGCTATCGCTGGCAAGCTGAGGCCTGTTTCACCCTGACCCAGCGTTCAGAGCCTTCGCTGCGGAAAGGCGTAGCTATTCATAGCTTACCGCAGGCATTCAAAGATGCGGTAATCATCACTCTCAGAGCAGAAGTACAATTCCTTTGGATTGATGCATTGTGTATCATGCAAGACCGCGGCGATACCAGCGATTGGTCGACGCAATCTTCCGACATGGGTGATATCTTTGCCAACTCGTATCTTAACATTTCTGCGCTTGCTGCTGACCACGGAGGTAAAAGCTTTTTCGTTGACCGCAACGCTGGAAGTATAATTACCGGCATCTTCACCCTCGATCTCGATGATCATGAACCAGGTACTGGCCCGGGTCAATTTCGTCTCGTTCCAGACCTATGGTTCGCTGAGATTGAGAGCTCTGCACTGAACCGTCGTGGCTGGGTCCTTCGGGAAAGATTGCTATCTCCACGGACACTATACTTTGGATGCAACCAGATTTGGTGGGAGTGCCGGGAATATACTGCGGCAGAGTCGTCTCCCAGCGGACTGCATCCGCTGGCGTCTAAGACCACCACGAAGCTGAGTCTCATGCCTAATCTGCCCTCGATTCCAATGCCTTCGATCAGCAGCGTCTCACGCCCATGGGTTTTCGAGACATGGAGCAAAGTTGTCAAGGCGTACTCGGCATGTTCAGTGACAGTGGTGAACGACAAATTGATGGCAATAGCCGGACTTGCCAAAGTATTCCGCGCAAAAGTCAAATGCGAGTATGTTGCGGGAATGTGGCGTGATGATCTTGGTTGGGCTTTACGATGGCACACGACGTACTCTTCCTCCGGGACCGAGCTTTTCAAGTACTCAAAGCGCTCCAGGGTACATCTTGCGCCAAGCTGGTCCTGGTCATCCATGGATGGATTTGTGCATATACTTGAAAGTGAAGGTACCACGTTATTATGGTGGACAGTGAGCAACGTCAGTCTCCGACTAGCTTCTGACGACCCCCTGGGACACGTCCTTGGTGGCTCCTTGTGGCTTCATTGCGTACTACTCAAACTGCACCTGACCAGCGAGATCATCGAAGACCTTCTCGACATGGGCGTGGGGTTCACCACGTCGATCGGTAGACTGTCTGACACGAGACATGAGAAAATATTCGCCTGTGTCTACTGGGACGATTGCCTGCGGGAAAATCCAGCAACAGTGCCCCATGTTTATTGCGCGCTAGCAAGCATCCACACAAGGGAAAGAGACGGCTCTGACGATCGACACCCGGAAACAATTCATGCTCTGCTGCTTCAAGGTGTAGATGGCCATGATGGCACATATTCTCGTTGTGGATGGATGAGTTCGCTCGTCGAACCTGAATATCGCAGCTCTTTCCGCCTACTTCAAGGACTCTATCAACAACCCTCGAAGAACAGCCTCCCATGCATTAGCTTCGATGGCAGGTTTCATACCATCAAAGTCATTTAGAGATGTTCCTGGCTTAGCTTCTAGTGACGACATCCAGAGCCTGGTCATGGACATCAAACAACCTTGTCCTTCATCTCAATCATAATCGGCTTCGTCTGCTGAAATGTAGGCCTCTGGCTCAACTCCTCAAACCACTTTGCGAACTCAGGATACTCCTCCTCCACCCTTTACACAACCCGAAGAATCAACCCAGTCCACCGCACAACCCACAGCGATATCTGCTATACTGCACACATCGGCCACAAGCCATCCACCATTCGCGGCTTTCACAGAGTCTGATTACGCTCGCATAGCACCTTCAATCTTACGATCTTGGCGGGAGAGCCATCTGTGTTGTGACGATCAGCATATTTCCACATTAGAGACCAACCAGACTCACTCAGAACTACTATGCCCTCGACTCGTCTCGAAGAATCGCAAAGCCATCGCATCCATATGCCCCTGCGCCAGCACCAGCACCTGCTTCGCGTTGAAGACTGCATCAAATCCCTCATGGTCTCCAAGGTCAAAACCGCTTCCAGCATCTTCTGATGTCTGATTCGGCGCCAGTAGGGATCGCTCGCCAAGCTGCACACTCTGCAACTGCTGCAGCATCTCTGCCTTTTCATCGGTACGCTCGCGTGGTGAGTCTGAGATGTCGATGACTCTATACTTGCCGAACTGAAAGAACTTGTACTTGTCTCCGCGTCGCTTCAGCTTTGTTACTGTCAGAGATTTCTCATCAGCACTGCAGTGATTGCTGATCTCCACAAGGCGCGTAAGCGGTGGCTTCTTCGGCAGAGTTGGACGCAGCATCCGCGCACGCAATAAGGACACGCCTACTGACACAGCAGCGACGTCGTGGTCGTCATACTGCTGCTCTGTCTGCTGAGGATCCGGCTGACGGTCGATGTTGGCCACCGAGAGGCTTGTTGGTGCTACGCGGCGTACAAACCTGCTGCGATCATTGATCGGGGTTGAAGGATCTCGTTTGATCCGCAGTGAGTTGGCTTGGGTCATAAGTGGGAGTATCTGGAAAGGGCACTACCGCCGCCCAGTGATGACTGTTCACCCAGTTGATGATACCCACCTGTCGAGCGCCTGGTCCACCGCAAGCTTGTAGATGCCATGTGACGGTGCCATCGCTAATCCAAGGATACCAGATAAGGACCTGCACGTCCCAAAGGATAGCCATCACTTCGGCGAGCTCAACGGTGCTCTATGCTCTCTCTTGCATGGTTTGCTGAAACAACGAAGGTTGGCCAGGATCATCGCTCTGTCTGTCGAGATCGATGCAGTGATCCATTAGAACGTCGTGGAGATCCAGATCATCGCTGACTGCAAGAACGTCAAGAAGGTGGCGAATGAGCTCAGCGCGTACTGTTGGATAGTATTTCTCGTCATCGTATAGTGCTCTAGCAAACGTACGCTCCATGCAATTGCCATCTCCTAAAACATCGAAATGGCGGTAGCTGACGCCTTCGAGCTCGACAGTGCCGCCATTAGTAGCGATGTCGTCGAGTATTTGAGCCTCTGGGGTCCGAGGGCCTTCGACATCCTCGAATGTTGCTTCCTCTTGGAATCGTGAGAGGAATACCATCTCATCGTACTCGGTGAGTCCAGATGCCTCTCCCTCTTCTAGGCCGTCGACCTCGCCAGCGAGATCCTCAGACATGGTGACATCCGCTGTACTCTCGGTGGCGCCTAGCTCGACTCCGCCTGTGTCGATTTGCATGGCGTCTTCCTTATGACCTCCTGGAGTACCGGCATCGTCCTCTCCATCCGTGTCGATCTGCGTTGGCTCTTCGTCCGCGCCATGCTCGCTACTGTCGTTGGCTTGATCTATTAGGTTGGACACGTACTTGCGACCGAGGATCATCGAGAAGATGATGTCCAGCTGCGCCAAGATTGTTCTGCAGCGCTGAGAGTAGTCCACTGCCTCCAGAGCCTTGGAAATTCGAGCGATGTCGTGAGGAGGCTGGTAGCCTTGACGAGGGGCTCCAGTATTGCGATCGCGTCCACGAGCTTCCGTCTCCTCGAATCTGTGCTGGCCGTGAATATCGCCGACCGCTTCTAACAGCTGATCCATGATCTGAAGGTGTTGTCCCTCAAACATGGTAGCGGCCTCTAGAGAATTGAGTATAGCAGCGAGAGATCCTAGAATACCGGCGATCAGGCTCTGAAGGAGCGTTGCAGCAGCACACAGGTCTGCGAATGGACACTGCAACTCAGGTGTGGCACTCGTGATCTTTGGGTATTGCGGCACCAGAGTATGGTCAATGGCCTGCCAAGTGTCGGTCCATTCCTGCTCAAATACCTGAGCGGCACGATCGAAGCTTTCCACTTGACTCGTGATCGAGTCCTCTTCATCTCTCAGTGACTTCTGCCCAGCCGCCGTATGGCCAAGCACAGTGACCACAGAGCTACGCCCGGAGGAACTCAGCACCAGCGGAGGGTCTTGAGTTTGCAGAAGTGTAGCGACAGGTGGTAGCTGGGTCGTGCTTATGTTGACATGTGTGCACTTCTCCTCGTGTCCATCGCGGGCGCTGATGCTTGTATAATTCGCATTGCATTTCGACTTCCGGCATGGTCAAATCTTTCTCAGGCCCATCAATAGCGGTGCGATGTTGCAGAACATACGATGATATTGCGCCTGCATCGTGTTCTGGACATCTCGTATGCAGCCTGGGCGATTGCAACGCACGTCTGATGGCGCACATTCATGAGCCATCAAGGCAGCTTGAGACCCTAGCTGGACTGCACATGCGGACAGGAGTAGACTTGTCGCGACGGGCGAGGTGGTGCCACAGCTTTACCATCGGCTATTCGTACAGCATGATCCTTCACTATGTGCTGGCGAAACTCCCTCGTTATGTCGAAATACGTTCCACATGCACATTGATAGGCACGTGACATCGGCCGATCAGTGTGCCGATGGTGGTAGTGAAGCTCAAGGTGCTTCTCGAGCGAGAATGTCTCTTCACATGAAGCGACTGTACATCTGAACGGCTGACACGCCCGCTGTGGGTCGTCGTTGACGCGTATCGCAGACGTCGAAGCTCCAAGTAACAGAGTGCTCCGCCAGTTCTCAACTTCTAGGCCTGGATTGATGTCGTGACTGACGTGTTGGTCAAAGTGTTGCTGAAATTTCTTGAACCGATCGAAAGATCTGCCACAGGCCTCGTGTGCACATCTGAAACCCCGGGTGAACGGACCGTTCATAGCAT
Encoded here:
- a CDS encoding ATPase family protein, coding for MSDQTATSTPQAANPQKKTGKMHVNDALHVVVRLTQSKGLEGAFRVQVLPESLQQAGLTTGDLCEISNEEGTTGYGIAWRADDKINRPKNRPAKITEIFQSAFGFEEGSKVTISRTTSQIHRADRIVLSDVSPQEYISSNEADDGLWQARVIGLFAACEGIAPGITFDVTKRKSKKRFFVESVEAANAPNDSLFRYEDQTTLVFRDSALDGNANGLATHATDEPTNGVRDRGIANFPSLRTIDVRSRLNMDRIGGLLEQCQKLNSQLRRVLSNHQALTRYASRCPNPAVLLHGYGGTGKTMLLERLAECGFKKVVRLNRSVLNGGSVAKNQAVIENSFQEAIDSQPSLIIIDNLEKLAPAEDIAYATVLATNMRRVQDSRVMIAGATRALSSVEASLFDDDCFSRLIELHIPDLRAREQILNVLQHKPAFAQDSLSTRIAARTHGFTGRDLARLRKTAAIYAADRFDVEEEEMAVARSPTPPAYTNVVSPNDNSPPNARNGDEGDVLLCDFEIALQEVKPTALREIFTEKPKTSWTDIGGSRKVKESFDKVIGWPLQQKELLAKFQYQPPKGALLYGPPGCSKTLTAQAVANMYNFNFIAVKGAELVSMYVGESERAIREVFRKARTAAPCVIFFDEIDAIGSDRDSGTRGLNVLTTLLNEMDGFESLRDVFILAATNKPETLDPALMRPGRFDSHVYLGPPNELARMEILNIATRNVALASDISFDTLVADTAGYSGAEMVRICQSAKEPAIERAMRGEDARVTAADFEGVLAVTRRGITQEMLDAYEAFSAKKDA